The Gemmatimonadaceae bacterium genome window below encodes:
- a CDS encoding GntR family transcriptional regulator has product MLPFSVTLTTGESPFRQIVYAATKAVVSGELVEGSAFPSVRELSQTLKINPNTAHKVVAELVRNGLLEVMPGLGTVVSAGRKSSAAERRALLSREVEQLVVEAMRLGLKEADVVNALSLRWAELSAPVGVSKSAASAVTTGRNA; this is encoded by the coding sequence ATGCTTCCGTTCTCGGTCACGCTCACCACCGGCGAATCGCCGTTCCGCCAGATCGTCTACGCCGCTACCAAAGCGGTGGTGTCGGGCGAACTGGTCGAAGGAAGTGCCTTTCCGTCGGTCCGCGAATTGAGCCAGACGCTCAAGATCAATCCAAATACCGCGCACAAAGTCGTCGCCGAGTTGGTGCGCAATGGCCTGCTGGAAGTGATGCCTGGGCTTGGTACGGTTGTGTCGGCAGGCCGAAAATCATCCGCTGCTGAACGTCGCGCGCTGCTCTCACGCGAGGTCGAGCAATTGGTGGTCGAGGCCATGCGGCTTGGGCTCAAAGAAGCCGATGTGGTGAATGCCTTGTCATTGCGGTGGGCGGAACTGTCGGCCCCAGTTGGCGTCTCAAAATCGGCCGCTTCTGCGGTCACTACGGGTCGCAACGCATGA